The DNA region ATGTCACAGACACTGAATGCTTACCTTCAAAGTTCATTCGTCATTGATTTTGAGCACCCTTCGATTTTAGCGAAAGCAGAGGAGTTAAAAGGGAACGCTAAAAGCGATGTGGAGATTGCCAAAAACTGTTTTACCTTTGTGCGCGATCAGATCCGTCATACGGGAGATCATAAAGATGCCATCATTACCTGTAAAGCCAGCGATGTCTTAGCCTTTCAAACAGGATGGTGCTATGCCAAGAGCCATCTTCTAGCAGCATTGTGTCGTGCCAATGGCATTCCTACAGGCCTTTGCTACCAACGACTCAGCCTTTTGGGCAATGGTGGCGAGCCTTACACGTTGCATGGGCTCAATGCCCTGTATCTCAAAGATTTTGGCTGGTACCGTGTGGATGCTAGAGGCAATAAAGAAGGCATCCATGCGGAATTTTCTCCACCATTGGAACAACTTGCCTTTAAAGTCAAAGCATCCCACGAAATTGACTTCCAAGAGATCCTGAGCGAGCCTTTGAGTATCGTCATCA from Sulfurospirillum diekertiae includes:
- a CDS encoding transglutaminase-like domain-containing protein, yielding MSQTLNAYLQSSFVIDFEHPSILAKAEELKGNAKSDVEIAKNCFTFVRDQIRHTGDHKDAIITCKASDVLAFQTGWCYAKSHLLAALCRANGIPTGLCYQRLSLLGNGGEPYTLHGLNALYLKDFGWYRVDARGNKEGIHAEFSPPLEQLAFKVKASHEIDFQEILSEPLSIVITALQTYTSFEESLKHLPDCTEITRL